Proteins encoded within one genomic window of Brassica napus cultivar Da-Ae unplaced genomic scaffold, Da-Ae ScsIHWf_2397;HRSCAF=3098, whole genome shotgun sequence:
- the LOC125600779 gene encoding uncharacterized protein LOC125600779 gives MPGSHGEITVVEQNRVDNDNKKTRKKKEEDDSENGNQLVKPLISKPRKQFTDRFRKKHKSRYGSCKGGCFSGMRPLRREEEEEEEEGSPSSSARDMLRVMLENNDYFSDECNPHR, from the coding sequence ATGCCTGGAAGCCACGGGGAGATTACGGTGGTTGAACAGAACAGAGTCGATAACGACAACAAgaagacaaggaagaagaaggaagaggatGATTCTGAGAACGGGAACCAATTAGTAAAGCCCTTGATTTCAAAACCCAGGAAGCAATTTACAGACAGGTTCAGAAAGAAACACAAATCACGTTATGGGTCGTGTAAAGGAGGATGCTTTTCTGGGATGAGACCTCTCagaagagaggaggaggaggaggaggaagagggtTCTCCTTCATCTTCAGCTCGTGATATGCTGAGAGTTATGTTGGAGAACAATGATTACTTCTCTGACGAGTGCAATCCACATCGATGA